One region of Permianibacter fluminis genomic DNA includes:
- a CDS encoding TIGR03862 family flavoprotein: MNSGVSLPVVIIGAGPAGLMAAECLARQGWPVRVFDAMPSAGRKFLLAGIGGMNITHSEDLLAFIARYDDAAVPIGKWLQRFSPQQLRDWIHGLGIETFVGSSGRVFPKDMKAAPLLRAWLQRLRELGVQFQPRSRWLGWAESPAGGGQRLRIQTPDGEQHVDCAALVLALGGGSWPKLGSDGGWLPLLQQQGVDVAPLKPANCGFDIGWSPLFAEKFAGEALKPVVLDFVDSRGRHWQRQGEAMITATGIEGGLIYAVSAALRDAIDATGHATLRLDLVPGRDYARLLTELNKPRGSKSLAAHLQRAGIGGVRVGLLREVLSKDRMNDMAQIAKTLKALPLTLNAARPLAEVISSAGGVRFAALTDTLMLKRRPGVFCAGEMIDWEAPTGGYLLTACFASGCVAADGVQQWLAQSG, from the coding sequence ATGAATTCAGGCGTTTCCCTTCCTGTTGTGATCATCGGCGCCGGTCCGGCCGGACTGATGGCGGCCGAATGCCTTGCCAGGCAGGGTTGGCCGGTGCGGGTATTCGATGCGATGCCATCGGCGGGTCGCAAGTTTCTGCTCGCTGGCATTGGCGGCATGAACATCACCCATTCCGAAGATCTGCTGGCGTTCATCGCGCGCTATGACGATGCGGCGGTGCCGATCGGCAAGTGGTTGCAGCGCTTTTCACCGCAGCAGTTGCGGGACTGGATTCATGGCCTCGGCATCGAGACGTTTGTCGGCAGTTCCGGTCGGGTGTTTCCAAAAGACATGAAAGCAGCGCCGCTATTGCGAGCCTGGCTGCAGCGTTTGCGCGAATTGGGCGTGCAGTTTCAGCCGCGTTCGCGTTGGCTGGGCTGGGCGGAGTCGCCGGCGGGCGGCGGGCAGCGGCTGCGCATCCAGACGCCCGATGGCGAACAACACGTGGATTGCGCCGCGCTGGTGCTCGCGCTCGGTGGCGGCAGCTGGCCGAAACTCGGCAGTGACGGCGGCTGGCTGCCACTGCTGCAGCAACAGGGCGTCGACGTTGCGCCATTGAAGCCGGCGAATTGTGGCTTTGATATCGGTTGGAGTCCGCTGTTTGCGGAAAAATTTGCCGGCGAAGCGCTAAAGCCGGTCGTGCTCGACTTTGTCGATAGCCGCGGTCGCCATTGGCAGCGCCAAGGTGAAGCGATGATCACCGCCACCGGCATCGAAGGCGGCCTGATTTACGCCGTGTCAGCGGCGTTGCGCGATGCCATTGATGCGACCGGCCACGCAACGCTGCGACTGGATCTGGTGCCGGGTCGCGACTACGCGCGCCTGCTAACCGAATTGAACAAGCCGCGCGGCAGCAAATCGCTGGCGGCGCATTTACAGCGCGCTGGTATTGGCGGCGTGCGTGTCGGCTTGCTGCGCGAAGTGCTCAGCAAAGACCGGATGAACGACATGGCGCAAATCGCGAAGACGCTGAAGGCACTGCCGCTCACCCTGAACGCCGCACGACCGCTCGCCGAAGTGATCAGCTCCGCCGGTGGCGTGCGCTTTGCTGCGCTGACCGATACCTTGATGCTCAAGCGGCGGCCCGGCGTATTCTGCGCCGGTGAAATGATCGACTGGGAAGCGCCAACCGGCGGCTATCTGCTGACCGCCTGCTTTGCCAGCGGTTGCGTTGCCGCCGACGGTGTCCAGCAGTGGTTGGCGCAATCAGGCTAG
- the glpK gene encoding glycerol kinase GlpK has translation MSRYLLALDQGTSSSRALLFNENAEPVALHAVPFACQFPQPGWVEQDANLLWQTQRDAVLGVLDKAKLSARDILAIGITNQRETVMAWHRDSGMPLHNAIVWQCRRTSAFCEQLKAQGHEPDVRARTGLVIDPYFSASKMRWLLNEVPAVKAAAATGKLCFGTVDSWLVWQLSKGRAHLTDASNAARTQLYNIHSGDWDPVLLKLFGIPRETLPSIVDCSGPLAMTDASIFGAAIPITGMAGDQQAALFGQACFTPGMSKNTYGTGCFMLMNTGDQIVTSKHGLLSTVAWQLHGKRTYALEGSVFVAGALIQWLRDNLGLFEHASDVEALARQVPDNGGVYIVPAFTGLGAPYWDADARGLICGLTRGTSKAHIARAALEAVAYQSADLLGAMEADVGMPLPELRIDGGMAVDDLLCQIQADVLQRKVTRPQVTESTARGAAMLAGLGAGLWQTTDQLAALWQAERSFEPQQTAAAMAPRLAGWASAVRRALPCKSDVSAGT, from the coding sequence ATGTCCCGTTATCTACTCGCACTCGATCAAGGCACATCCAGTTCGCGCGCCTTGCTGTTCAACGAAAACGCCGAACCCGTAGCGCTGCATGCTGTGCCGTTCGCCTGTCAGTTTCCGCAACCCGGTTGGGTCGAGCAAGATGCCAATCTGTTGTGGCAAACCCAGCGCGATGCGGTGCTCGGCGTTCTGGACAAAGCCAAACTGTCCGCACGCGACATTCTCGCCATTGGCATCACCAATCAACGCGAAACGGTGATGGCCTGGCATCGCGACAGCGGCATGCCGCTGCACAATGCCATCGTCTGGCAATGCCGGCGCACCAGTGCGTTCTGTGAGCAACTGAAAGCGCAAGGACACGAACCCGATGTGCGTGCTCGCACCGGTCTGGTGATCGACCCGTATTTCTCCGCCAGCAAGATGCGTTGGCTACTCAATGAGGTCCCGGCGGTGAAAGCGGCTGCCGCAACCGGCAAGCTTTGCTTCGGCACTGTAGACAGCTGGTTGGTCTGGCAACTGAGCAAAGGCCGCGCCCATCTCACCGATGCCAGCAATGCGGCACGCACCCAGCTCTATAATATTCACAGCGGTGACTGGGATCCGGTGTTGCTCAAATTATTCGGTATTCCGCGCGAAACCCTGCCGAGCATCGTCGATTGCAGCGGCCCACTCGCGATGACCGATGCTTCGATCTTTGGAGCGGCCATCCCGATTACCGGCATGGCCGGCGACCAACAAGCGGCGTTGTTCGGCCAAGCCTGTTTCACGCCGGGTATGAGCAAAAACACCTATGGCACCGGCTGCTTCATGTTGATGAACACCGGTGATCAGATTGTCACGTCCAAGCACGGTCTGCTCAGCACCGTTGCCTGGCAGCTGCACGGCAAACGCACTTACGCGCTCGAAGGCTCGGTGTTTGTCGCCGGCGCCTTGATCCAATGGCTGCGCGACAATTTGGGTTTGTTTGAACATGCCAGCGACGTCGAAGCGCTGGCGCGGCAAGTGCCGGACAACGGCGGCGTGTACATCGTGCCGGCCTTCACCGGACTTGGCGCGCCGTACTGGGATGCTGACGCCCGCGGTCTTATCTGCGGCCTAACCCGCGGCACCAGCAAAGCGCACATCGCGCGCGCGGCGCTCGAAGCCGTGGCTTATCAAAGTGCCGATTTGTTGGGCGCGATGGAAGCGGATGTCGGTATGCCGCTGCCGGAACTGCGCATCGATGGTGGCATGGCGGTTGATGATCTGCTTTGCCAGATTCAGGCCGATGTTTTGCAGCGCAAAGTCACCCGACCGCAAGTTACCGAAAGCACCGCACGCGGTGCCGCAATGCTCGCTGGATTAGGCGCTGGTCTTTGGCAAACCACCGATCAACTCGCCGCGCTATGGCAGGCCGAGCGTTCGTTTGAACCGCAGCAAACGGCCGCTGCCATGGCGCCCCGTCTGGCAGGCTGGGCCAGTGCCGTTCGCCGTGCGTTGCCGTGTAAAAGCGACGTTAGCGCCGGCACATGA
- a CDS encoding crotonase/enoyl-CoA hydratase family protein has translation MTSPRLLVQIQQGIAHVTLNRPDKRNALDLAMFQAIDRVIGQLKRDRSVRAIILAGAGEDFCSGLDIKSVFGNPLTGLQLLWKWLPGNANLAQRVSVGWRRLPVPVIAAIHGRCWGGGLQIALGADYRIATPEASLSIMEAKWGIIPDMGGTLALRELLPVDVAMRLASTAELLSGNEAQALGLLTAVVNDPYAAAQALAQTFVARSPDSVAAAKRLYHYAWSANARAVLARETALQWRLLLGANQKIAVQRAKAQADNQPEKPYRPRGRW, from the coding sequence ATGACTTCGCCTCGGCTGCTCGTGCAAATTCAGCAAGGTATCGCCCACGTTACCTTGAACCGGCCTGACAAGCGCAATGCGCTGGATCTGGCGATGTTTCAGGCCATCGACCGGGTGATTGGTCAGCTCAAACGAGATCGCTCGGTTCGCGCAATCATTCTGGCTGGCGCCGGCGAAGACTTTTGTTCCGGGCTCGATATCAAATCGGTGTTCGGCAATCCGCTGACCGGTCTGCAGCTGCTGTGGAAATGGCTGCCCGGCAACGCCAACCTGGCCCAGCGCGTCAGCGTCGGCTGGCGCCGCCTGCCGGTGCCGGTGATCGCGGCGATTCATGGCCGCTGCTGGGGTGGCGGTCTGCAGATTGCGCTCGGCGCCGATTACCGGATCGCGACGCCAGAGGCATCACTTTCGATCATGGAAGCCAAGTGGGGCATCATCCCGGACATGGGCGGCACGCTGGCGCTGCGCGAATTGCTGCCGGTGGATGTGGCGATGCGACTGGCCAGCACGGCGGAATTGTTAAGTGGCAATGAGGCGCAGGCCTTGGGTTTGCTGACGGCCGTGGTGAATGACCCGTATGCCGCAGCGCAAGCGCTCGCACAGACCTTTGTTGCCCGTTCGCCCGACAGTGTTGCCGCGGCGAAACGGCTCTACCATTACGCATGGTCAGCGAATGCGCGTGCGGTGCTAGCGCGTGAAACGGCTTTGCAATGGCGCCTATTGCTTGGTGCTAACCAGAAAATCGCAGTACAGCGAGCGAAAGCCCAAGCGGACAACCAGCCGGAAAAACCGTATCGCCCGCGCGGACGGTGGTAA
- a CDS encoding alginate export family protein — translation MSHRYRRRAARMVAVGLCAVFAQAALVFAESDLTGSVRTRYSAIDQDGNAGAAFSALLRLNLRSHWQDNWTTLLELDYVGRALRDQHSDGVTDNGQPVVPDTDGFDLNQFYLESNNDMAPWKLGRQRIEFDNQRFVGGNAFWQNEQTFDGLTVQTRLAASSLLQYAHVYNVNRIFGDDAGRSLSESDQRYDDLNGVRPAARLGDHRINANWLRAEWSEWDYQHFVGYAYFNDYLDFPELSHQQFGLRHQFDYKFDAWRLRTQLEYAHQHRDSVSGALPKSAVSVVYRLLDAALGYDAVEFGARYEVLDSQQGRSFITPLGSSHDFHGVVNKFSSTPEQGLLEKSARISWRQAPWLVELRQQRFSAAATGVDYGDETDLTLRWRRDRVHSFMLTSGRFQAASDSSFTDEWRIYLDYRFEF, via the coding sequence ATGTCGCATCGCTATCGCCGGCGTGCTGCGCGCATGGTGGCAGTCGGTTTGTGCGCGGTCTTCGCACAGGCCGCGCTGGTGTTTGCGGAGTCCGATTTGACCGGCTCGGTTCGCACCCGCTACAGCGCAATTGATCAGGATGGCAATGCCGGTGCCGCCTTTTCGGCATTGCTGCGCCTCAATCTGCGGAGCCATTGGCAAGACAACTGGACCACTCTGCTTGAGCTGGACTATGTCGGCCGTGCTTTGCGAGACCAACACAGTGATGGCGTAACCGACAATGGTCAGCCGGTGGTGCCCGATACCGACGGATTTGATCTGAACCAGTTCTACCTTGAAAGCAACAATGATATGGCGCCGTGGAAGTTAGGCCGGCAACGCATCGAGTTTGATAACCAGCGCTTCGTGGGTGGCAATGCCTTTTGGCAAAATGAACAAACCTTTGATGGTCTGACGGTACAGACACGGTTAGCCGCGTCATCGCTGCTTCAATACGCTCATGTCTACAACGTCAACCGCATTTTTGGCGACGATGCCGGACGTAGCCTGTCAGAAAGCGACCAGCGCTATGATGATCTGAACGGTGTGCGCCCGGCGGCGCGGCTGGGTGACCATCGCATCAATGCCAATTGGCTGCGGGCGGAATGGAGCGAATGGGATTACCAGCACTTTGTTGGCTACGCCTATTTCAATGACTATCTCGATTTTCCCGAGTTGTCACACCAGCAGTTTGGCTTGCGGCATCAATTCGACTACAAATTTGACGCCTGGCGTTTGCGCACGCAGCTGGAATACGCGCATCAACACCGCGACAGCGTCAGCGGAGCGCTGCCAAAATCAGCGGTATCCGTTGTCTATCGCTTGCTGGATGCCGCGCTGGGTTATGATGCGGTTGAATTTGGCGCACGTTACGAAGTGCTGGACTCACAGCAGGGCCGGTCATTTATCACGCCGCTGGGCTCGTCACATGACTTCCACGGCGTGGTCAATAAATTTTCCAGCACACCTGAACAAGGATTGCTGGAGAAATCCGCTCGGATCAGCTGGCGGCAAGCGCCATGGTTGGTCGAGCTACGCCAGCAGCGGTTCAGTGCGGCCGCCACCGGCGTCGACTACGGCGACGAAACGGATCTGACGCTGCGCTGGCGCCGCGACCGCGTCCACAGCTTCATGCTGACCAGTGGCCGGTTTCAGGCCGCATCAGATTCCAGCTTCACGGATGAGTGGCGAATTTATCTCGACTACCGCTTTGAGTTTTAG
- a CDS encoding leucine-rich repeat domain-containing protein, with protein sequence MIALRHFATLALFWAAAGAAWPSESTTNKTAEWWSTLPDPALAECVKTLAAENGWHQPTDVKSLSCHSQSIRSLAGIEQLSQLESLSLHNNQLTEVSIQNLPQLQRLALSRNRLSALHLQNVPQLSELYIFDNALTLLELADMPKLALLKGNANQLTAFHYRQLPALAKIYLFNNKLPDIDIDHLPALRYMDVRQNPMPDELYQRMDSMRSVTFLHDGNAPDWKQ encoded by the coding sequence GTGATCGCGCTACGGCATTTCGCTACGTTGGCGTTGTTCTGGGCGGCCGCTGGCGCTGCTTGGCCAAGCGAGAGCACAACCAATAAAACAGCCGAATGGTGGTCGACTCTGCCGGATCCGGCGCTGGCCGAATGCGTAAAAACGCTTGCCGCTGAAAACGGCTGGCATCAGCCAACAGATGTCAAATCCTTGAGTTGCCACTCACAGTCCATTCGTTCCCTGGCTGGTATTGAACAACTGAGCCAGCTGGAAAGCCTGAGTCTGCACAACAATCAGTTGACCGAGGTTTCGATTCAGAACCTGCCGCAGCTCCAGCGGCTGGCGTTGAGCCGAAATCGGCTCAGCGCGCTGCATCTCCAGAACGTTCCGCAACTCTCGGAGCTGTACATCTTTGACAATGCCTTAACACTGCTGGAGTTGGCTGATATGCCAAAGCTTGCGCTGCTGAAAGGCAACGCCAACCAGCTGACGGCGTTTCATTACCGCCAGCTTCCGGCTTTGGCAAAGATCTATCTGTTCAACAACAAGCTGCCTGACATAGATATTGATCATCTCCCGGCGCTACGTTATATGGATGTACGACAAAACCCGATGCCCGATGAGCTCTACCAACGCATGGACAGCATGAGAAGCGTGACGTTTCTGCACGACGGCAACGCCCCTGACTGGAAACAATAA
- a CDS encoding anti-sigma factor has product MNDRELAFEYALGTLRGQARKDAEQRLREDPEFANAVAFWEQHMMAMQKPAALPTAASTWARIAAKIDQTVEVPRQTLRELLLLRWALALSLLFAVGLSSYSLFWRAPPTAPNASYAAVLLNQKGSASLTALTSADSKQLWLQWETVTVKPNRSLQLWAVSKRDGEARSVAIFSGTVQTGVALDEATARLIHDAAELLLTEEETGGSALDQPSEQLIARGVCVQLKRV; this is encoded by the coding sequence ATGAACGACCGCGAGCTGGCATTCGAATACGCCCTCGGTACGCTGCGTGGCCAAGCGCGCAAGGACGCTGAGCAGCGCCTGCGTGAAGACCCTGAGTTTGCCAACGCGGTCGCGTTCTGGGAGCAGCACATGATGGCGATGCAAAAACCGGCAGCGTTGCCGACCGCGGCCAGCACCTGGGCCCGCATTGCGGCAAAAATTGATCAGACCGTCGAGGTTCCGCGGCAGACCTTGCGCGAACTGTTGCTGTTGCGCTGGGCGCTGGCCTTGAGTCTGTTGTTTGCTGTAGGGCTGTCCAGTTACTCGCTGTTCTGGCGGGCACCGCCGACCGCGCCGAACGCCAGCTATGCTGCGGTCCTGCTCAACCAGAAAGGCTCCGCATCGCTGACGGCACTGACCTCAGCCGACAGCAAGCAGCTCTGGTTGCAATGGGAAACCGTAACGGTCAAACCGAACCGCTCGCTACAGCTGTGGGCGGTATCAAAACGAGACGGCGAAGCGCGATCCGTCGCAATTTTTTCCGGCACAGTGCAAACCGGTGTCGCGCTGGACGAAGCCACCGCCAGACTGATTCACGATGCGGCCGAGCTACTGTTGACCGAAGAAGAAACCGGCGGCTCCGCACTGGATCAACCCAGTGAGCAACTGATCGCGCGCGGGGTTTGCGTGCAGCTGAAGCGAGTGTAA
- a CDS encoding RNA polymerase sigma factor, whose amino-acid sequence MLDEEELITLIARCALRDRKALKQLYDNTSAYMNAIAYRIVRSPELSSDVLQEAYLQIWRNAATYRPEQARALTWMSSIVRYRAIDRRDHEHVHNSRTIEWDAEIESSYVVDQATPEHLAINDQLRDQLVHCLEKLNERVKLSIQMAYLEGHSREEIASRFNTNANTVKSWLHRGADALKQCLDTTMAVYQ is encoded by the coding sequence ATGCTGGATGAGGAAGAACTGATCACCCTGATTGCGCGCTGCGCCTTGCGTGACAGGAAGGCGCTGAAGCAGCTGTACGACAACACCAGCGCCTATATGAACGCGATTGCCTACCGGATTGTCCGGTCGCCGGAGCTGAGCAGTGATGTGTTGCAGGAAGCCTATTTGCAGATTTGGCGCAACGCGGCCACGTATCGGCCGGAACAAGCCAGGGCGCTGACATGGATGAGCAGCATTGTCCGTTATCGGGCCATCGACCGACGCGATCACGAGCATGTTCACAACAGCCGAACCATCGAATGGGATGCCGAAATTGAAAGCAGCTACGTTGTCGACCAGGCGACCCCGGAGCATCTGGCGATAAATGATCAGTTGCGCGATCAGCTGGTTCATTGCCTGGAAAAATTGAACGAGCGGGTCAAGCTCAGCATTCAGATGGCATATCTCGAGGGCCATTCGCGGGAAGAAATCGCCAGTCGATTCAACACCAATGCCAACACCGTGAAATCCTGGTTGCACCGTGGCGCCGACGCGCTGAAGCAATGTCTCGACACCACCATGGCGGTGTACCAATGA
- a CDS encoding glycosyltransferase family 2 protein codes for MRHQPLHHRTHRTPAKGFFGWALFLAIGTLLSLSIYSANAFGGILAWTVGLLYVSYDTWLLAYVAWKTRAITAVKSPTALAHSNVPAVSIGVLVPAHNESAVIVATLHYLLQQQQGPEQIIVINDGSTDDTSTVLQAGFQFTVTGRGMFRSASHPQLFLLEKHNSGKADSLNLAMPHLQCDVVVTVDADTLLAPGAIAEIRRAFTSEQALVAACGVLSPRTRGGLVSRCFAWFQYFEYLRAFLARAAWMQSNALLLVSGAFAAYRKSALVAIGGYDKHSLVEDYELIHRLHKYACDRGCDWTVRVLPGAQADTDAPASLRAFLQQRKRWFTGFLRTQFQYRDLIGATRYKQVGKLMLPIKTVDTLQPLFGLVAFSFLLRFLFTDIQLASQVLAVILIKLGIDFCYHLWALRRYHQWLQQPVAPQLWWRAVLCCLTEPFFFQLIRHVGALLGWSSLLTGKAKWKPIRHAGPDYFLSVNNKEQI; via the coding sequence GTGCGTCATCAGCCATTGCATCACCGGACCCACCGCACGCCAGCAAAGGGCTTCTTTGGTTGGGCCTTGTTCCTTGCCATCGGCACCTTGCTGTCGCTGTCGATCTACAGCGCGAATGCCTTCGGCGGCATTCTGGCCTGGACCGTAGGCTTGCTCTATGTCAGCTACGACACCTGGCTACTGGCCTACGTCGCGTGGAAAACGCGGGCCATCACGGCGGTGAAATCGCCGACCGCGCTGGCGCATTCCAACGTGCCAGCCGTCAGCATTGGCGTGCTGGTGCCGGCCCATAACGAAAGCGCGGTTATCGTCGCGACGCTGCACTACTTGCTGCAACAGCAGCAGGGGCCCGAGCAGATCATCGTGATCAACGACGGCTCCACCGATGACACGTCGACCGTCTTGCAAGCCGGCTTTCAATTTACCGTTACCGGCCGCGGCATGTTTCGGTCCGCCAGCCACCCGCAATTGTTTTTGCTGGAGAAACATAACAGCGGCAAAGCGGACTCACTCAATCTGGCCATGCCACATCTGCAGTGCGATGTGGTGGTCACGGTCGATGCCGACACCCTGCTCGCGCCCGGCGCCATTGCCGAAATTCGCCGCGCGTTTACCAGCGAGCAGGCGCTGGTGGCGGCCTGCGGCGTGCTGAGCCCGCGCACGCGCGGCGGCTTGGTCAGTCGCTGCTTTGCCTGGTTTCAATACTTTGAGTATTTGCGCGCGTTTTTGGCGCGCGCCGCATGGATGCAGTCGAATGCGCTGCTGTTGGTGTCTGGCGCTTTTGCCGCTTACCGAAAGTCCGCGCTGGTGGCCATCGGTGGCTATGACAAGCACAGCCTGGTCGAAGACTACGAGCTCATCCATCGCCTGCACAAATATGCCTGTGATCGCGGCTGTGACTGGACGGTTCGGGTGTTGCCGGGCGCGCAGGCGGATACCGATGCACCCGCCAGCCTGCGCGCCTTTCTGCAACAGCGAAAACGCTGGTTCACCGGCTTTCTGCGTACCCAATTTCAGTATCGCGACTTGATCGGTGCGACGCGCTACAAGCAGGTCGGCAAGCTGATGTTGCCGATCAAAACCGTCGACACCCTGCAGCCGCTGTTCGGTCTGGTCGCGTTCTCGTTTCTGCTGCGCTTTCTGTTCACCGACATTCAGCTTGCCAGTCAGGTATTGGCCGTCATTTTGATCAAACTGGGCATCGATTTTTGTTACCACCTGTGGGCGTTGCGTCGCTATCACCAATGGCTGCAACAACCGGTGGCGCCACAGCTGTGGTGGCGTGCGGTGCTGTGCTGTCTGACCGAGCCGTTCTTTTTCCAGCTGATCCGCCACGTCGGTGCCCTGCTGGGCTGGAGCAGCTTGCTGACCGGCAAGGCCAAATGGAAGCCCATCCGCCATGCCGGGCCCGATTACTTTCTCTCCGTGAACAACAAGGAACAGATATGA
- a CDS encoding YaiO family outer membrane beta-barrel protein: protein MRITVKQVCGLLLLLPLVSNAASFDEAMQLKNNQQLEASEAAFKSVLADNPSDTRALEQLAVVQSWQNKFDAAVASFRHLLVLDPQYPNAHVGLARVLYWQGQRQEALSQLAIALNAQPSADDIWILQGDVLLADNQPDAARESYLKAKALQGGNADPALEKKISAAKPARHWRLDAGYVADHFSEVRDNEHSAYLQLGYTTTNKTTLYAKWEDYFNFDETDRGAGLGVYWLPMDSILINAEWARTTDDADFRPDSIALLNTEFLFSAQLQPLLGYRRSHYDSAFSQGDVTTIMPGLRWNFASASIELRHGRTTNLDDSTTSVDTGKLTFNGEKYSPYLSYTTGKEATPPLEVADISVISAGLVMRLSDGWGARIDYAREDRKDSYIHTAIGVGVSAFF, encoded by the coding sequence ATGAGAATCACCGTGAAGCAAGTGTGTGGACTGCTTTTGCTGCTGCCACTGGTCAGCAACGCGGCCAGCTTTGATGAAGCCATGCAGCTGAAGAACAATCAACAGCTGGAAGCCTCGGAAGCCGCCTTTAAAAGCGTGTTGGCTGACAATCCTTCTGACACCAGAGCGCTGGAACAGTTGGCGGTTGTGCAAAGCTGGCAAAACAAATTTGACGCCGCCGTTGCCAGCTTTCGGCACCTGCTGGTGTTAGACCCACAATACCCCAATGCGCACGTTGGCCTGGCTCGCGTGCTGTATTGGCAAGGTCAGCGCCAGGAAGCATTAAGCCAACTTGCCATCGCGTTGAACGCCCAACCCAGCGCGGACGATATCTGGATCCTGCAAGGCGACGTGTTGCTGGCGGACAATCAACCCGATGCGGCCCGCGAATCCTATCTGAAGGCGAAGGCGCTCCAGGGTGGCAACGCCGACCCGGCGCTGGAAAAAAAGATTTCGGCAGCCAAGCCCGCCAGACACTGGCGGCTGGATGCCGGCTATGTCGCCGATCACTTTAGTGAAGTCCGCGATAACGAACACAGCGCTTATCTTCAGCTTGGCTATACCACCACCAACAAAACCACGCTGTACGCCAAGTGGGAAGACTATTTCAACTTCGACGAAACCGATCGCGGTGCCGGGCTCGGCGTGTACTGGCTGCCAATGGACAGCATTCTGATCAACGCGGAATGGGCACGGACCACCGACGATGCCGATTTTCGGCCCGACAGCATCGCGCTGCTGAACACGGAGTTTCTGTTTAGTGCGCAGCTGCAGCCACTGCTGGGCTACCGCCGCTCGCATTACGACTCGGCATTCAGCCAAGGCGACGTCACCACCATCATGCCCGGCCTGCGCTGGAATTTCGCCAGCGCCAGCATCGAGCTGCGTCACGGCCGGACCACCAATCTGGATGACTCCACCACCAGCGTTGATACCGGCAAGCTGACCTTCAACGGCGAAAAATATTCACCCTACCTTTCCTATACAACAGGCAAGGAAGCGACACCGCCGCTCGAGGTTGCCGACATCAGCGTGATCAGCGCCGGCTTGGTGATGCGCTTGAGTGACGGCTGGGGCGCACGTATTGACTATGCCCGCGAAGATCGCAAGGACAGCTACATTCACACCGCCATCGGTGTTGGTGTGTCGGCATTTTTCTAG
- a CDS encoding cytochrome b: protein MQTTSRYSSLAVILHWIVAAGILVNVALAWSFNFISDDNIRFAIDTHKSLGISVLGFVLLRIFWRLYRQPPAFPYPQPPLERFLANATHLFLYSLMLLLPISGWLHDSAWKAASDHPMHLFGLFEWPRIGAIMQLEPVQKEHWHEVLGLIHTSLSYALYGLLLLHVAAALKHHFSVSQPVRGRGMLPG, encoded by the coding sequence ATGCAAACAACTAGCCGATATTCGTCGCTCGCCGTCATCTTGCACTGGATCGTTGCGGCCGGAATCCTCGTCAACGTGGCGCTGGCGTGGTCGTTCAATTTCATTTCGGACGACAACATTCGCTTTGCCATCGACACCCACAAATCGCTGGGAATTAGCGTGCTGGGTTTTGTCTTGCTGCGGATTTTCTGGCGCCTCTATCGCCAGCCGCCGGCGTTTCCCTACCCGCAGCCGCCACTTGAGCGCTTTCTGGCCAACGCCACCCACCTCTTTCTGTATAGCCTGATGCTGCTGCTACCCATTTCTGGATGGTTGCACGATTCGGCCTGGAAAGCGGCCAGCGATCATCCAATGCATTTGTTCGGTCTGTTTGAATGGCCGCGCATTGGCGCAATCATGCAGCTGGAACCGGTGCAAAAGGAGCATTGGCATGAAGTGCTTGGCTTGATTCATACCAGTTTGTCTTATGCGCTGTATGGACTGTTGCTGCTCCATGTTGCGGCGGCATTGAAACACCATTTTTCTGTCAGCCAGCCGGTTCGTGGCAGAGGCATGTTACCGGGCTAG
- the ribA gene encoding GTP cyclohydrolase II, whose amino-acid sequence MSFSAEFTSTHLPTPYGSFQLHVRTDSTDEQAPILLTMGDLRGKPPLVRLHSECLTGDALHSLRCDCGFQLKAALSFIATEQRGAIVYLRQEGRGIGLVNKLRAYALQDQGLDTVEANLKLGFEPDQRDYGEAVSLLKSLELSAVRLMTNNPAKVQALRQAGIAVTERVPIDVGNNSHNVRYLMAKSRKLGHLL is encoded by the coding sequence ATGTCCTTCTCAGCTGAATTTACCAGCACGCATTTGCCGACACCGTATGGCTCATTCCAATTGCATGTCCGCACAGACAGCACCGATGAGCAGGCACCGATTCTGCTCACCATGGGTGACCTGCGCGGTAAACCGCCGCTGGTCCGTCTGCACTCCGAGTGTTTGACCGGAGACGCCCTGCACTCCCTGCGCTGCGATTGTGGTTTTCAATTGAAAGCCGCGCTGTCTTTCATTGCCACCGAACAGCGTGGCGCCATTGTCTATTTGCGCCAGGAAGGTCGTGGCATTGGCTTGGTCAATAAACTGCGTGCTTACGCGCTGCAAGATCAGGGGTTGGATACCGTTGAAGCCAATCTCAAACTCGGATTTGAGCCCGATCAACGTGACTACGGTGAAGCCGTATCGCTGTTGAAGTCGCTGGAACTCAGCGCCGTACGGCTGATGACCAATAACCCGGCAAAAGTGCAGGCGCTAAGGCAGGCGGGCATCGCCGTGACAGAACGGGTGCCGATAGACGTCGGCAACAATTCGCACAACGTCCGCTATTTGATGGCCAAGAGCCGCAAGCTGGGCCACTTGCTTTGA